The window CGGATAGGCTAATTAATAGAGGTGCTAATATAAATATGGTAAATAATGATGGAGATACAGTACTTACGTTTGCATGTAGGAGAGGAATGATGGAAGTAGCACATAAATTAATTGACATAGGGGCAGATGTAAACATAATAAATAGAGACGGAGGTACAGCGCTTATGTGGGCGATTATAAAGAAAATGCCAAAGATAGCGAACAGGTTGATAAATAGAGGTGCCAATATAAATATAGTGGATAACGGGCGGAATACTGTACTTGTGTTAGCATGTGAAAAAGGAATGTCAGAGATAGCGAATAAATTAATAGACAGAGGAGCAAATGTAAATGTGATAAATAGGAATGGGGATACACCACTTATGTTGGCGTGTTGGTCAGGAATATCAGGGACAGCTAATAAGTTGATAGATAAAGGAGAAAATATAAATGCAGTAAATGGGAATGGAAATACAGCACTTATGAATGCGTGTGCGAATGGTATGAAAGAGATAGTGGACAAATTAATAGATAGAGGAGCAGATATAAATTCGACAGACGATAATGGAAACACAGCACTTGTATGGGCGTGTTGGAGAGGAAGGACAGAGGTAGCGAATAAGTTAGTGGATAGAGGAGCGAATGTGAATATAAAAGACCAATATGGAAGAACAGTACTTATGTGGGCGTGTGATACAGGAAATATGAAGATAATGGATAAATTAATATATAATGGAGCAGACATAAATTTGGTAGACGATAATGGAAATACAGCACTCATATGGGCTTGTTGGGCGGGTAGGCCAGATATAGCGAATGAGTTGATAGATAGAGGAGCAGATGTAAATATAGCAAACAAAGATGGATATACGGCATTTATGTTAGTATGTGAGAGAGGAATGATAGGGGTAGCAAACAAGTTAATAGACAAAGGGGCAGATATAAATATAGTAGGTAAGTTTGGGAATACTGTACTTTTGTATGCATGTAGATATGGAATGGATGATATAGCGAATAAGTTAATAGACATAGGAGCAGATATAAATGCAGCAAACATAGAAGGAAACACACCGCTTATATTGGCATGTAAGTTTGGCAGGGCAGAGGTAGCGAATAAGTTAATAGACAAAGGAGCAGATTTGAATATAGAAGATAGAGAGGGAAGAGTAGCACTTGGATGGGCGATTATAAAAGGAATGGATGAGATAGTGAGTAAATTAATTGATAGAGGGGCAGAAATTAGAGATAATGATTTTAGAGATGACCTATTAGTTCTTGCGGTTGAAAGAAACAAGAAAAACATAGTTGTAAAATTAATGAATGAAGGAGTTAATATAAAAAGAGTATTGGATAAATTAAATGAGAAGGGTCATAATACTTTTATAAAAGGGGCAAATGAATATTTAATTAAAGAAATAAGAGCTCTTAATATGTCATTAAGGAATATAGAGACTCAAAGTCCGGATAAACTTAAGAAAATAAGCGATTTAAAAAAGTTTTTTGGTGAAATAAACAAGAATATTAAGCCGGAAGAGGAAGTTTTTAAGAAATTGAAGTGTAAATGGATAAAACATGAGTATAATTTAAACCAATTAACAATTCGTTATACAGATATGTGTAGGGATTTAAGGAAAGATGAAGCATCATCATTCGTAAATAAAAGAAGAAAAGTTATAGAGGATATAAGTAGAGGAGACTGTTCAAAAGGACGGGAATTATAATAATTATTTTGTATTTAAATGTTATATTAGATTAGAAACAGA is drawn from Clostridiales bacterium and contains these coding sequences:
- a CDS encoding ankyrin repeat domain-containing protein — protein: MDRFLNAIDKFGDTKLIRSVRDGIDNMASELIDMGADVNVVNKDGNTALMWAVINKMSRIAKKLMYNGANIEVENRNGNTALMWATINKMSEIAGELIDMGADINVVNKDGNTALMYACEKGMTEVASKLIDRGADINIVNKFGDTALMYACKRGMAEVANKLIDRGADISVVNKDGYIALMYACEKGMTEVASKLIDRGSDISVVNKDGYTVLMYACKRGMAETANELIDIGSEINVVNRFGNTALLYACEHEMANIAHKLIDRGSDINVVNKDGYTVLILACEKGMEEVANRLIDLGANINVVNGSGCTALAFALDRGIYETVNRLMDRGAYVNVKSISGDTLLIYAIRNGMEEISNELIDRGAHINVSDRNGYTPLMLAFEREMDKVADRLINRGANINMVNNDGDTVLTFACRRGMMEVAHKLIDIGADVNIINRDGGTALMWAIIKKMPKIANRLINRGANINIVDNGRNTVLVLACEKGMSEIANKLIDRGANVNVINRNGDTPLMLACWSGISGTANKLIDKGENINAVNGNGNTALMNACANGMKEIVDKLIDRGADINSTDDNGNTALVWACWRGRTEVANKLVDRGANVNIKDQYGRTVLMWACDTGNMKIMDKLIYNGADINLVDDNGNTALIWACWAGRPDIANELIDRGADVNIANKDGYTAFMLVCERGMIGVANKLIDKGADINIVGKFGNTVLLYACRYGMDDIANKLIDIGADINAANIEGNTPLILACKFGRAEVANKLIDKGADLNIEDREGRVALGWAIIKGMDEIVSKLIDRGAEIRDNDFRDDLLVLAVERNKKNIVVKLMNEGVNIKRVLDKLNEKGHNTFIKGANEYLIKEIRALNMSLRNIETQSPDKLKKISDLKKFFGEINKNIKPEEEVFKKLKCKWIKHEYNLNQLTIRYTDMCRDLRKDEASSFVNKRRKVIEDISRGDCSKGREL